A genome region from Alphaproteobacteria bacterium includes the following:
- a CDS encoding NAD-dependent succinate-semialdehyde dehydrogenase, producing MPGAAVQIIDVVAQLNLKDAKLFKQLGYIDGAWVGAEGGRMLEVNNPATGDIIGTIPNMGAAETKKAIEAASKALEGWKTMLASDRAKILKKWADLQLENIDDLCKILTTEQGKPLAQARAEIQSGIDYVVWMAEEGRRVYGDVIPTHNKTHRLVTLKQPVGVCAMITPWNFPSSMITRKTGPALAAGCTVVMKPSEFTPFSALALAELAERAGIPKGVLNIVIGEAQPIGKEMTDSPIVKKLSFTGSTAVGKILLTQCAGSVKKVSMELGGNAPFIVFDDADVDAAVAGAIASKFRNAGQTCVCANRIFVQEGIYDAFAQKFTEAVAKMKVGNGLEEGVEIGPMINVKGMEKVEHHLSDAAQKGGKVTTGGKRHKLGESFFEPTVVTGATPDMKFFREETFGPLAPLFKFKTDEEVIKLANDTEYGLAAYFYSNNMARIWRVGEALEYGMVGVNSVAIVAAQAPFGGWKQSGIGTEGSKYGIEDYLEIKLLSLGGL from the coding sequence ATGCCCGGCGCAGCAGTACAGATCATCGATGTGGTGGCCCAGTTGAACCTGAAGGATGCCAAGCTTTTCAAGCAGCTCGGCTATATCGACGGCGCATGGGTCGGCGCGGAGGGCGGCCGCATGCTGGAGGTGAACAACCCCGCAACCGGCGACATCATCGGCACCATTCCGAATATGGGCGCAGCGGAAACGAAAAAAGCCATCGAGGCGGCATCGAAAGCGCTCGAGGGCTGGAAGACAATGCTGGCATCCGACCGCGCGAAGATCCTGAAAAAATGGGCCGACCTGCAACTCGAAAATATCGACGACCTGTGCAAGATTTTGACGACCGAACAAGGCAAGCCTCTCGCGCAGGCAAGGGCGGAAATCCAGAGCGGCATCGATTACGTGGTCTGGATGGCCGAAGAAGGCCGCCGTGTCTATGGCGACGTGATCCCGACGCATAACAAAACCCACCGTCTTGTGACCTTGAAACAGCCGGTCGGCGTTTGCGCGATGATCACGCCGTGGAATTTCCCGTCGTCGATGATCACGCGCAAGACGGGGCCTGCGCTGGCTGCCGGCTGCACGGTCGTCATGAAGCCGTCCGAATTCACGCCGTTCTCCGCGCTTGCGCTTGCGGAACTGGCGGAGCGCGCGGGCATCCCGAAAGGTGTCCTGAACATCGTGATCGGCGAGGCGCAGCCGATCGGCAAGGAAATGACCGACAGCCCGATCGTCAAAAAACTCAGCTTCACCGGCTCGACCGCGGTCGGCAAAATCCTGCTCACGCAATGTGCGGGCAGCGTGAAGAAAGTGTCGATGGAACTGGGCGGCAACGCGCCGTTCATCGTGTTCGACGATGCCGATGTGGATGCGGCGGTGGCGGGCGCGATTGCCTCGAAATTCCGCAATGCGGGGCAAACCTGCGTCTGTGCGAACCGTATTTTCGTGCAGGAAGGCATCTACGATGCCTTCGCGCAAAAATTCACCGAAGCCGTCGCCAAGATGAAAGTCGGCAACGGGCTTGAGGAAGGGGTGGAGATCGGCCCGATGATCAACGTGAAGGGCATGGAGAAGGTGGAACATCACCTGTCCGACGCCGCGCAAAAAGGCGGCAAGGTCACGACCGGCGGCAAGCGCCATAAACTGGGCGAGTCCTTCTTCGAGCCCACCGTCGTGACGGGCGCAACGCCCGACATGAAATTCTTCCGCGAAGAAACCTTCGGCCCGCTGGCGCCGCTGTTCAAGTTCAAGACGGATGAAGAGGTCATCAAGCTGGCGAACGACACCGAATACGGCCTTGCCGCTTATTTCTATTCCAACAACATGGCCCGCATCTGGCGCGTGGGCGAAGCGCTGGAATACGGCATGGTCGGCGTGAACAGCGTCGCCATCGTCGCCGCCCAAGCCCCCTTCGGCGGCTGGAAACAATCCGGCATCGGCACCGAAGGATCGAAATACGGGATCGAGGATTATCTGGAGATTAAATTGCTGAGCTTGGGCGGCCTCTAA
- a CDS encoding ATP-binding protein, with protein sequence MTLTPELQRAVDIADAFDKRGTSQAITGPSPSGKTTMAIEYAEALKAKGVSDTIILRDARKLDDNDAFAAVNLFVEAEDSILIIEKLDEASTISQARLAASIAGAIERENTVVIVTGGDRLLDTLKREHLESRFGTPVALEKLTDDQIAEYRMTPAERAAAQAERDAREQRLNEWRDAKEICLATTRAVASPMPAVFKPKNPDKP encoded by the coding sequence ATGACGCTGACACCCGAATTACAACGCGCCGTCGATATCGCCGATGCTTTTGACAAGCGCGGCACCAGCCAGGCGATCACCGGCCCCTCGCCTTCCGGCAAGACGACGATGGCAATCGAATATGCCGAAGCATTGAAGGCCAAGGGAGTCAGCGATACGATCATCTTGCGCGACGCGCGCAAGCTTGACGATAACGATGCCTTCGCCGCGGTAAACCTGTTCGTCGAGGCGGAAGACAGCATATTGATCATCGAAAAACTGGACGAGGCCAGCACCATTTCGCAGGCGCGCCTTGCCGCCAGCATCGCGGGCGCCATCGAACGCGAAAACACGGTCGTCATCGTGACGGGCGGCGACCGGCTTCTGGACACCCTGAAACGGGAACATCTGGAATCGCGTTTCGGGACACCGGTCGCGCTGGAAAAACTGACCGATGACCAGATCGCCGAATACCGCATGACACCCGCGGAGCGCGCGGCGGCGCAAGCCGAACGCGACGCGCGCGAACAGCGGTTGAATGAATGGCGGGATGCGAAGGAAATCTGCCTTGCCACCACGCGCGCGGTAGCATCGCCCATGCCGGCGGTGTTTAAGCCGAAAAATCCGGATAAGCCTTAA